From the Rhodoferax mekongensis genome, one window contains:
- the lexA gene encoding transcriptional repressor LexA encodes MLESPKLTARQQQIFDLIQSAIARTGAPPTRAEIASELGFKSANAAEEHLQALARKGVIELVSGTSRGIRLKSDALRSIQESRLKQFSLPLPGLAQLALPLVGRVAAGSPILAQEHVDQTYYVENSLFQRQPDYLLKVRGMSMRDAGIMDGDLLAVQATKDAKNGQIIVARLGEEVTVKRFRRNKHLIELHAENPDYQTIVVEPGEPFEVEGLAVGLIRNTMLM; translated from the coding sequence ATGCTTGAAAGTCCGAAACTCACTGCCCGCCAGCAACAGATTTTTGATCTGATCCAAAGCGCTATCGCCCGAACGGGTGCGCCGCCCACGCGTGCAGAGATTGCCAGTGAGCTCGGATTCAAATCTGCCAATGCGGCCGAAGAGCATTTGCAGGCCCTGGCGCGCAAAGGTGTTATCGAACTTGTGAGTGGTACCTCACGCGGTATCCGGCTCAAGAGCGATGCGTTGCGCTCCATTCAGGAATCACGGCTGAAGCAATTCTCACTGCCCCTGCCAGGCCTTGCGCAATTGGCGCTTCCTCTGGTCGGACGTGTAGCAGCCGGCTCACCCATCCTTGCCCAGGAGCATGTGGATCAAACCTACTACGTGGAGAACAGCCTGTTTCAGCGTCAACCGGACTACCTGCTGAAGGTACGCGGCATGTCCATGCGCGATGCCGGCATCATGGACGGCGATTTGCTGGCGGTGCAGGCTACGAAGGATGCCAAGAACGGGCAAATCATCGTGGCTCGCTTGGGGGAAGAAGTAACGGTCAAACGTTTCCGCCGCAACAAGCATCTTATCGAGCTCCATGCAGAAAATCCGGACTACCAAACCATCGTGGTTGAACCGGGCGAACCATTTGAAGTTGAAGGTCTCGCCGTAGGCCTGATTCGTAACACCATGTTGATGTAA
- a CDS encoding D-2-hydroxyacid dehydrogenase family protein — MNIVILDDYQDAVRKLNCAAKLDAYQAKVYTNTVKGLGQLSVRLKDADIIVLIRERTQIARALIDKLPRLKLIAQTGKVGAHLDVQACTEKGIAVAEGVGSPIAPAELTWALIMAAMRRLPQYIGNLKHGAWQQSGLKAGSMPPNFGIGSVLRGKTLGIWGYGRIGQLVAGYGKAFGMQVVIWGSENSREKAAADGYAAALDRESFFSHCDVVSLHLRLSDETRSIVTSADLACMKTTALLVNTSRAELIENDALISGLNRGRPGMAAIDVFEAEPILQGHALLRLENCICTPHIGYVEQDSYELYFSAAFDNVVNYIKGTPSNIINPGALQVRR, encoded by the coding sequence ATGAACATAGTGATTCTTGACGATTACCAAGACGCAGTGCGCAAGCTGAATTGCGCTGCCAAGCTCGACGCCTACCAAGCCAAGGTGTACACCAACACCGTCAAGGGACTGGGCCAGCTCTCCGTCCGCTTGAAGGACGCAGATATCATCGTTCTTATCCGTGAACGCACTCAGATTGCCCGCGCCCTGATCGACAAACTTCCCCGACTCAAACTGATCGCCCAAACAGGTAAGGTAGGCGCTCATCTCGATGTGCAAGCATGCACCGAAAAGGGCATAGCCGTTGCAGAGGGCGTCGGGTCGCCCATCGCACCTGCAGAACTTACTTGGGCACTCATCATGGCGGCGATGCGCCGACTGCCTCAGTACATAGGCAACCTAAAGCATGGCGCATGGCAACAGTCCGGTTTGAAGGCTGGCTCCATGCCGCCCAACTTCGGTATCGGCAGTGTCCTTCGGGGAAAAACGTTGGGAATCTGGGGCTATGGACGTATCGGCCAACTTGTCGCCGGATATGGCAAAGCATTTGGAATGCAAGTCGTCATTTGGGGAAGTGAAAACTCTCGCGAGAAGGCCGCAGCAGATGGTTACGCGGCGGCTTTGGACAGGGAGTCTTTTTTCTCTCATTGCGATGTCGTCTCTTTACACTTGCGCTTAAGCGACGAAACGCGAAGCATCGTGACATCCGCAGATCTCGCTTGCATGAAAACGACGGCCTTGCTGGTCAATACCTCGCGCGCCGAGCTGATCGAAAACGATGCCTTGATCAGCGGCCTCAACCGGGGACGCCCTGGAATGGCCGCCATCGACGTATTTGAAGCAGAACCCATTCTTCAGGGCCACGCATTGTTGAGGCTGGAAAACTGCATCTGCACTCCACACATCGGCTATGTGGAGCAGGACAGCTATGAGCTCTACTTCAGCGCCGCCTTTGACAATGTAGTCAACTACATCAAGGGAACACCTTCCAACATCAT